The genomic window AATCAGCAAGCAAATTCCATTGTTATCTATTTTACCGATTGCGTATGTAAATGAAGCAACAACTTCATGTATAAGCTTGCTTGGCTCATAATTTAATTCAATTCTTAGTGGGTCATTTGTGGCAACTGCCATGCTATATTTGTTATCTATCAAAACACCTTCATATCCCGTTGTATTGAATGAGCCTACCGGGCTTTGAGTTGTTCCTTCATATGTTGCAACATTTGTTGTTTCTATTATCTTAACTCCAAGATATTTTCCTATTTCTCCTGTCATTACAACTTCATTGCTTCCGTATTCGCTTGCATTTGTAAATTGGTCATCATCCCTCAATGCTTTAATTTGTCTTGGATGCAAGAAAGCATATAGTTGCCCCTCTACGCCTCTGTTATTTTCTCTTATTTTTGTTATTGCCTCATTGAATAAGGCAGGTGTTAAAATATCCCCTGCATCAACTGTGTTATCTGAGCCAGCAAGCACATATGGCACGGTTAAACTTGCAATGGTTGA from Thermoplasmatales archaeon includes these protein-coding regions:
- a CDS encoding N4-gp56 family major capsid protein, yielding MKSIIELVQGGGTDWDAISDRKELAEWAKDIIKRAAANTKAEAVLGEAGRVYTIQGNYFRVPIIKKMTEPSTWAYTPGTALESENFDISAVNLPLSRYGFMTEITEDALKDWAFINMPIGDFIKDEMATWLAEKKDKLILQAFANSTIASLTVPYVLAGSDNTVDAGDILTPALFNEAITKIRENNRGVEGQLYAFLHPRQIKALRDDDQFTNASEYGSNEVVMTGEIGKYLGVKIIETTNVATYEGTTQSPVGSFNTTGYEGVLIDNKYSMAVATNDPLRIELNYEPSKLIHEVVASFTYAIGKIDNNGICLLISAKA